Proteins found in one Allorhizobium pseudoryzae genomic segment:
- a CDS encoding glutamate--cysteine ligase, giving the protein MARDTTDHTPLGSVSELTAYIAKGCKPKDEFRIGTEHEKFAFFQADHAPVPYFGDRSISALLHGMQEKLGWEPIMDGENIIGLGEHGGMGAISIEPGGQFELSGAPLETLHETCRESNQHLAVLRQIAEPMGIRFLGIGGSPKWTLAETPRMPKSRYEIMTRYMPKVGSHGLDMMYRTCTIQVNLDFSSEADMARKMQLSLKLQPLATALFASSPFTEGKPNGLLSWRGEIWRDTDNQRAGLLPQAFEPGFGFEQYVEWALDVPMYFIVRDGRYHDCTHVTFRQFMNGALKGEVKDFEPTLGDWTNHLGTLFPDVRLKRYLEMRGADGGPWRRICALPAFWVGLLYDDGAMTAVEELTRDWTYADVLSLRNEVPAKALSAEIAGRSLLDVAREVINISTEGLKARARTNGDGQDESIFLQTLEEILAKKRTLAEDLLSLYNGRWNGSVEPVFDEFQY; this is encoded by the coding sequence ATGGCCCGCGACACCACCGATCACACCCCTCTCGGTTCCGTTTCCGAACTGACGGCCTATATCGCCAAGGGCTGCAAGCCGAAGGACGAGTTCCGCATCGGCACCGAGCATGAGAAATTCGCCTTCTTCCAGGCGGACCATGCGCCTGTGCCCTATTTTGGTGATCGCAGCATCTCGGCACTCCTGCACGGCATGCAGGAGAAGCTCGGCTGGGAGCCGATCATGGATGGCGAGAATATCATCGGGCTTGGCGAACATGGCGGCATGGGCGCCATCTCGATCGAGCCCGGCGGCCAGTTCGAACTCTCCGGCGCGCCGCTCGAAACGCTTCACGAGACCTGTCGCGAATCCAACCAGCATCTGGCCGTCCTGCGCCAGATCGCCGAACCGATGGGCATCCGTTTCCTCGGCATTGGCGGCAGCCCGAAGTGGACGCTGGCGGAGACGCCGCGCATGCCGAAATCACGCTACGAGATCATGACCCGCTACATGCCCAAGGTCGGCAGCCACGGTCTCGACATGATGTACCGCACCTGCACGATCCAGGTGAACCTCGACTTCTCCTCCGAAGCCGACATGGCGCGCAAGATGCAGCTGTCCTTAAAGCTGCAGCCGCTGGCGACGGCACTGTTTGCTTCCTCCCCCTTCACCGAGGGCAAGCCGAACGGGCTGCTTTCCTGGCGCGGCGAGATCTGGCGCGACACGGACAACCAGCGCGCCGGGCTTTTGCCGCAAGCCTTCGAACCGGGCTTCGGTTTCGAGCAGTATGTGGAATGGGCGCTCGACGTGCCGATGTATTTCATCGTCCGCGACGGCCGCTACCATGACTGCACGCATGTGACCTTCCGGCAATTCATGAACGGGGCGCTGAAGGGCGAGGTCAAGGACTTTGAACCGACGCTCGGCGACTGGACCAACCATCTCGGCACGCTGTTTCCCGATGTGCGGCTGAAGCGTTACCTCGAAATGCGCGGCGCCGATGGCGGCCCTTGGCGGCGTATCTGCGCGCTTCCGGCCTTCTGGGTCGGGCTGCTCTACGATGACGGCGCGATGACGGCAGTCGAAGAGCTGACCCGCGACTGGACCTATGCCGACGTGCTGTCCCTGCGCAACGAGGTGCCCGCCAAGGCACTGTCGGCGGAGATTGCCGGCCGTTCGCTTCTCGATGTGGCGCGCGAGGTGATCAACATCTCCACCGAGGGCCTCAAGGCACGCGCGCGGACGAATGGCGATGGGCAGGATGAATCGATCTTCCTGCAGACGCTTGAAGAGATCCTGGCGAAGAAGCGCACGCTGGCCGAAGACCTGCTGTCTCTCTACAACGGCCGCTGGAACGGCAGCGTGGAGCCCGTCTTCGACGAGTTTCAATATTGA
- a CDS encoding DUF937 domain-containing protein yields the protein MLPLFDMMLKAQNGAAMDTLAKQFNLAQEQAAQAMAALLPAFSSGFKRTANNPYDFMTLMQGASSGSYAKYFEDMTKAFTPQGMADGNAVLDKLFGSQDVTRAIANNAAQLTGVGQDILMRMMPAMADTLMGGLFKQMTGQMNAAPFSAEAMGQMTQQWLQAIGFAPKPKPQPIPFDNPMFQAMRVMWGLEKPAEPQQAANPFLDNPFTKAFQEMMSGAFAQKPAAPEQQAPKAPEPAPEAAKPEIDTLQTMLNSMFDSGVEVQKAYQKNMEAIFESYMRGASSDTGKPASN from the coding sequence ATGTTGCCCCTGTTCGACATGATGCTGAAAGCGCAGAACGGCGCTGCTATGGACACCCTGGCAAAGCAGTTCAATTTGGCCCAGGAACAGGCAGCGCAGGCCATGGCGGCGCTGCTGCCGGCCTTCTCCTCCGGCTTCAAGCGGACGGCGAACAACCCTTACGACTTCATGACCCTGATGCAGGGCGCCTCGTCCGGCAGTTATGCGAAATATTTCGAGGACATGACCAAGGCATTCACGCCGCAGGGCATGGCGGACGGTAATGCGGTGCTGGACAAGCTGTTCGGCTCCCAGGATGTGACGCGGGCGATTGCCAACAATGCCGCCCAGTTGACGGGCGTTGGCCAGGACATCCTGATGCGCATGATGCCGGCCATGGCCGACACGCTGATGGGCGGCCTGTTCAAGCAGATGACCGGCCAGATGAATGCTGCGCCGTTTTCGGCGGAAGCCATGGGGCAGATGACCCAGCAATGGCTGCAGGCGATCGGCTTTGCGCCAAAACCCAAGCCGCAGCCGATCCCCTTCGACAACCCGATGTTCCAGGCCATGCGGGTGATGTGGGGGCTGGAAAAGCCGGCAGAACCGCAGCAGGCCGCCAATCCCTTTCTCGACAATCCCTTCACCAAGGCCTTCCAGGAGATGATGAGCGGCGCCTTCGCCCAGAAACCAGCCGCCCCGGAGCAGCAGGCACCCAAGGCGCCGGAGCCGGCGCCAGAGGCGGCAAAACCGGAAATCGATACGCTGCAGACGATGCTGAACAGCATGTTCGACAGCGGCGTCGAAGTGCAGAAGGCCTATCAGAAGAACATGGAAGCGATCTTCGAAAGCTACATGCGCGGCGCCTCGTCGGACACGGGCAAACCTGCTTCTAACTGA
- a CDS encoding DUF1127 domain-containing protein, translating into MSTTERMTARALSAARTTETRLVAEVTAFVKSVLRALRNRKAMNALNDLEDYQLQDIGLTRRDVDVAVNRSGLMDDPFKLLPRQARLRGSRSAVLPRRS; encoded by the coding sequence ATGAGCACGACCGAACGGATGACCGCCCGCGCCCTGTCCGCCGCCCGGACCACGGAGACGCGCCTCGTTGCCGAAGTGACCGCCTTCGTCAAATCCGTTCTGCGTGCACTGCGCAACCGCAAGGCCATGAACGCGCTGAATGATCTCGAGGATTATCAGTTGCAGGATATCGGCCTGACGCGCCGCGATGTGGATGTGGCCGTCAACCGCTCCGGCCTGATGGATGATCCCTTCAAGCTTCTGCCGCGGCAGGCGCGCCTGCGCGGTTCACGCTCCGCCGTCTTGCCGCGCCGGAGCTGA
- a CDS encoding LysR substrate-binding domain-containing protein gives MSAPLDIDQLQTFIAIVDTGSFTKAADRVFKTQSAVSMQMRRLEERVGKQLFAKDGRGNRLTAEGEKLLNYARRIIRLNNEAIAAFDDNRLEGTLRIGTPDDYADRYMPEIIGRFAKTHPNVELYIVCEPSVDLAEKMSRGELDIALVTHNPRARQSDVVRTEPLCWVASANHPLRDDAPVPLAVGRRDCNWRQLACSALDADGREYQVLFTSWSSTVVAAAVLAGMAVSVLPESALRPGMKVLSQSDGFPPLPPVQIGLMKRPGLSTSLMTAITDHITACLDNISPAVAPDDLDGDMKAYGRSATRMRAPQLMPGW, from the coding sequence ATGTCCGCTCCGCTTGATATCGACCAGTTGCAGACCTTCATTGCCATCGTGGATACCGGCAGCTTCACCAAGGCTGCAGACCGCGTGTTCAAGACGCAGAGTGCCGTCTCCATGCAGATGCGACGCCTGGAAGAACGGGTCGGCAAGCAGCTGTTCGCCAAGGATGGACGCGGCAACCGCCTGACGGCGGAGGGCGAGAAGCTTCTCAACTACGCCCGGCGCATCATCCGGCTGAACAACGAGGCGATTGCCGCCTTCGACGATAACCGGCTGGAAGGCACGCTCCGGATCGGCACGCCGGACGATTATGCCGACCGCTACATGCCGGAGATCATCGGGCGTTTTGCGAAGACGCACCCGAACGTGGAGCTTTACATCGTCTGCGAACCTTCGGTCGATCTGGCCGAAAAAATGTCGCGCGGCGAACTGGATATCGCGCTCGTGACCCACAATCCCCGCGCCCGCCAATCGGATGTGGTGCGCACCGAACCGCTCTGCTGGGTGGCCTCCGCCAACCACCCCTTGCGCGACGATGCGCCGGTGCCGCTTGCAGTTGGCCGGCGTGACTGCAACTGGCGCCAGCTTGCCTGTTCGGCACTCGATGCGGACGGCCGCGAGTATCAGGTGCTGTTCACCAGCTGGTCGTCCACGGTCGTGGCGGCGGCGGTGCTCGCCGGCATGGCGGTGTCGGTTCTGCCGGAATCGGCGCTGCGGCCCGGCATGAAGGTGCTCAGCCAGTCGGACGGTTTCCCGCCGCTTCCGCCGGTCCAGATCGGGCTCATGAAACGGCCGGGTCTATCCACCTCGCTGATGACGGCGATTACCGATCACATCACCGCCTGCCTCGACAACATTTCACCGGCCGTCGCGCCGGATGACCTCGATGGCGACATGAAGGCCTATGGCCGCTCGGCCACCCGCATGCGCGCGCCGCAGCTGATGCCGGGCTGGTAA
- a CDS encoding methyl-accepting chemotaxis protein, with the protein MSKIEEDIKPWSGERQAIGQDLFQILEKHIKDVSLRCYQSFDPSITVLSDDVVERERVKFQHLCEGNFNTRYFAAQAPVIRSIAEKTGFTNFIVKAASVYAAEWALVVLQETKWSPRKREAYLRSLMESIFTDIAVAVHVLTEDINGEAASQRDAFERERAADAEADRHAMQVLGDALNELAGGNLAVRMTQVLPQKNEGARQDFNRATEALDGVMTTIVHTVGDLRNVVEEVSVASEDLSRRTEQQAQALEETATALHELTTTVRKTSEGAATASRVATLTRDEVGRTGQIMTEAEAAMDQIASSSQEIARIVSVIDEIAFQTNLLALNAGVEAARAGDAGKGFAVVASEVRALAQRSADAAKDIRNLISTSSDQVKHGVALVESTSQTLNGIVRKVAEIDEVIAAIASSAREQASGIQDINEAVSQMDRTTQQNAAMVEETTAASAVMRAKSRQLSDLVADFTLSDQPHNAAIRRGASTRAAA; encoded by the coding sequence ATGAGCAAAATCGAAGAGGATATCAAGCCTTGGTCAGGCGAACGTCAAGCCATTGGCCAGGATTTGTTTCAGATATTAGAAAAACATATTAAAGACGTCAGCCTGCGTTGTTATCAGTCATTCGATCCATCTATCACTGTTCTCTCGGACGATGTGGTGGAGCGAGAGAGGGTCAAGTTCCAGCATCTCTGCGAAGGCAACTTCAACACTCGCTATTTTGCCGCTCAGGCCCCAGTCATCCGGTCGATCGCGGAAAAAACCGGTTTTACCAATTTCATCGTTAAGGCCGCTTCCGTCTATGCCGCAGAATGGGCGCTGGTGGTTCTGCAGGAAACGAAATGGTCGCCGCGCAAGCGTGAGGCCTATCTGCGCAGTCTCATGGAATCGATTTTTACCGATATCGCCGTCGCTGTTCACGTGCTGACGGAGGATATCAACGGCGAGGCGGCCTCGCAGCGGGACGCCTTCGAGCGCGAGAGAGCCGCCGACGCCGAAGCCGACCGCCATGCCATGCAGGTTTTGGGCGATGCCTTGAACGAACTTGCGGGCGGCAATCTGGCCGTTCGGATGACACAGGTGCTGCCGCAGAAGAATGAAGGTGCGCGGCAGGACTTCAACCGCGCCACCGAGGCCCTCGACGGCGTCATGACGACGATCGTCCACACCGTCGGTGATCTGCGAAACGTGGTGGAGGAGGTGTCCGTTGCCAGTGAGGACCTGTCACGCCGGACTGAGCAGCAGGCGCAGGCGCTGGAAGAAACCGCGACCGCCCTTCACGAACTGACGACCACGGTTCGGAAAACCTCCGAAGGCGCGGCGACCGCAAGCCGCGTCGCGACGCTTACCCGCGACGAGGTCGGCCGCACCGGCCAGATCATGACGGAAGCCGAGGCGGCGATGGACCAGATCGCCTCCAGCTCGCAGGAGATCGCCCGCATCGTCTCGGTGATCGACGAGATCGCCTTCCAGACCAATCTGCTGGCGCTGAACGCCGGGGTGGAAGCGGCAAGGGCGGGCGATGCCGGCAAGGGCTTTGCCGTTGTCGCTTCCGAAGTCCGCGCTTTGGCACAGCGCTCCGCGGACGCGGCCAAGGACATCCGCAACCTGATCTCGACCAGCTCGGATCAGGTCAAGCACGGGGTGGCGCTGGTGGAAAGCACCAGCCAGACCCTGAACGGCATCGTCCGCAAGGTGGCAGAGATCGACGAGGTCATCGCCGCCATTGCAAGTTCGGCGCGCGAGCAGGCCAGCGGCATCCAGGACATCAACGAAGCCGTGTCTCAGATGGACCGCACGACACAGCAGAACGCGGCCATGGTCGAGGAAACCACGGCGGCCTCGGCGGTGATGCGGGCAAAGTCACGGCAGTTGTCCGATCTTGTCGCGGATTTCACCCTTTCCGATCAGCCACACAACGCTGCCATCCGGCGTGGCGCCAGCACGCGCGCCGCTGCCTGA
- a CDS encoding 3-hydroxybutyrate dehydrogenase translates to MTLNGKVAIITGAASGIGATIAKRYVEAGAHVVIADLKLDAAEAKASELSSIGPGKAIGVEMDVTNEGAVNAGVAKTVEVFGRVDILVSNAGIQIVHRIEDFPFADWKKMLAIHLDGAFLTTKACVPHMKAQGGGAVIYMGSVHSHEASPLKSAYVTAKHGLLGLARVLAKEGGQHGIRANVICPGFVRTPLVDKQIPEQAATLGISEEEVVKKVMLGETVDGEFTTVEDVAEVALFLAGFETNALTGQSLTVSHGWHMG, encoded by the coding sequence ATGACACTCAACGGAAAAGTCGCCATCATCACCGGTGCCGCCAGCGGCATTGGCGCCACCATCGCCAAACGGTATGTCGAGGCGGGGGCCCATGTGGTGATCGCCGACCTGAAACTCGACGCAGCCGAGGCGAAGGCAAGCGAATTGTCGAGCATCGGTCCCGGCAAGGCGATCGGCGTCGAGATGGACGTGACCAACGAAGGCGCGGTCAATGCCGGCGTCGCCAAGACCGTTGAAGTCTTCGGGCGCGTGGATATCCTCGTCTCGAATGCCGGCATCCAGATCGTCCACCGCATCGAGGATTTCCCCTTTGCCGACTGGAAGAAGATGCTGGCCATCCATCTGGACGGCGCCTTCCTCACCACCAAGGCCTGCGTGCCGCACATGAAGGCGCAAGGTGGCGGCGCGGTGATCTATATGGGGTCGGTGCATTCGCATGAGGCCTCGCCGCTCAAATCCGCCTATGTGACCGCCAAGCACGGTCTGCTCGGCCTGGCCCGTGTTCTGGCCAAGGAAGGTGGCCAGCACGGCATCCGCGCCAATGTCATCTGCCCCGGGTTCGTCCGCACGCCGCTCGTCGACAAGCAGATCCCGGAACAGGCGGCAACGCTCGGCATTTCCGAGGAAGAGGTCGTCAAGAAGGTGATGCTGGGCGAAACGGTGGATGGCGAATTCACCACCGTCGAGGATGTCGCGGAGGTGGCGCTGTTCCTCGCAGGCTTCGAGACGAATGCGCTGACCGGCCAGTCCTTGACCGTCAGCCACGGCTGGCACATGGGCTGA
- a CDS encoding patatin-like phospholipase family protein: MRDTQNILVFQGGGALGAYQAGTFEALHNHGIEPDWLAGISIGAINSTIIAGSAPEHRVRNLRDFWHMVSSGLDYGFVPDDHLGRRMMKDWSVLAGTMTGVPGFFSPRLPTPYQMLLNSDYRISHYDTEPLIKTLDRLVDFDRIQRGNIRVSLGAVNVKTGNFAYFDTRKTKLTAHHVAASGALPPGFPPIEIDGEFYWDGGLVSNTPLQYVLGADHGESDLCIFQVDLFSARGCMPRDMLEVDARVKEIRYSSRTRMNTDEFAKKQMIRRAARRLLEKLPPDLREDEDAALLRSLGVEYDVTIVHLIHRAATYDSHAMDAEFSRATVEENWKAGYDDAVRTLTHPKWTRRGRPKNGIQIFDLAQDKERDRDEAVETAPAHPARRSA; the protein is encoded by the coding sequence ATGCGGGATACGCAGAATATTCTTGTCTTCCAGGGCGGTGGGGCGCTCGGCGCCTACCAGGCCGGAACCTTCGAGGCCCTTCATAACCACGGGATCGAGCCGGACTGGCTGGCCGGGATTTCCATCGGTGCCATCAACTCCACCATCATTGCCGGAAGTGCACCGGAACACCGTGTTCGCAACCTGAGGGACTTCTGGCACATGGTCTCCTCCGGCCTCGATTACGGCTTTGTGCCCGACGATCATCTTGGTCGACGCATGATGAAGGACTGGTCGGTGCTGGCCGGCACCATGACAGGCGTGCCGGGCTTCTTCTCGCCCCGCCTGCCGACGCCCTACCAGATGCTGCTCAATTCCGATTACCGGATCAGCCATTACGACACCGAACCGCTCATCAAGACCCTCGACCGTCTGGTCGATTTCGACCGGATCCAGCGCGGCAATATTCGCGTCAGTCTCGGAGCGGTGAACGTCAAGACGGGCAATTTCGCCTATTTCGATACGCGCAAGACAAAGCTCACCGCGCATCATGTCGCCGCCTCCGGTGCGCTGCCGCCCGGCTTCCCACCCATCGAGATCGACGGGGAGTTTTACTGGGACGGTGGCCTCGTCTCCAACACGCCGCTGCAATACGTGCTGGGCGCCGATCACGGCGAGTCGGACCTGTGCATCTTCCAGGTGGATCTGTTTTCCGCCCGCGGCTGCATGCCGCGCGACATGCTGGAGGTGGATGCCCGCGTCAAGGAGATCCGCTATTCCAGCCGGACCCGCATGAACACCGATGAATTTGCCAAGAAGCAGATGATCCGCCGCGCCGCTCGCCGTCTGCTCGAGAAACTGCCGCCCGACCTGCGCGAGGATGAGGATGCCGCCCTGCTGCGCTCGCTCGGCGTCGAGTACGACGTGACGATCGTCCACCTCATCCATCGTGCCGCCACCTATGATTCCCACGCTATGGACGCCGAGTTCTCGCGCGCCACGGTCGAGGAGAACTGGAAGGCCGGTTACGACGATGCCGTGCGCACGCTGACGCACCCGAAATGGACAAGACGCGGGCGGCCCAAGAACGGCATTCAGATCTTCGACCTCGCTCAGGACAAGGAGCGCGATCGCGACGAAGCGGTCGAGACGGCACCGGCCCATCCGGCCCGCCGCTCGGCCTGA
- the adhP gene encoding alcohol dehydrogenase AdhP has protein sequence MAQMMKAAVVREFGKPLVIEDMPIPEPGPGQILVKYEATGVCHTDLHAANGDWPVKPKPPFIPGHEGVGYVAKLGSGVSRIKEGDRVGVPWLHTACGCCNPCRTGWETLCGSQQNTGYSVNGTFAQYGLADPDYVGRLPDNLAFGPAAPVLCAGVTVYKGLKETEVRPGEWVVISGIGGLGHMAVQYAKAMGMHVVAADIFDDKLELAKKLGADVTVNGRAADAIEQVQKVTGGVHGALVTAVSPKAMEQAYGFLRAKGTMSLVGLPPGFISLPVFDTVLKRITVRGSIVGTRQDLEESLMFAGEGKVASHFSWDKIENINEIFHRMEEGKIDGRIVLDLAA, from the coding sequence ATGGCGCAGATGATGAAGGCAGCAGTGGTGCGCGAATTCGGCAAGCCGCTGGTGATCGAGGACATGCCGATCCCGGAACCGGGTCCCGGCCAGATCCTGGTCAAATACGAGGCGACGGGCGTCTGCCATACCGATCTGCATGCCGCCAATGGCGACTGGCCCGTCAAGCCCAAGCCGCCTTTCATTCCAGGGCACGAGGGCGTCGGCTATGTGGCCAAGCTCGGTTCAGGCGTGTCCCGCATCAAGGAAGGTGATCGTGTCGGCGTGCCGTGGCTGCACACCGCCTGCGGCTGCTGCAATCCCTGCCGCACCGGCTGGGAAACCTTGTGCGGTTCGCAGCAGAACACCGGCTATTCGGTCAACGGCACCTTCGCGCAATACGGCCTCGCCGATCCGGACTATGTCGGGCGCCTGCCGGACAATCTGGCATTCGGCCCCGCTGCTCCGGTACTCTGCGCCGGTGTCACCGTCTACAAGGGCCTGAAGGAAACCGAAGTGCGCCCCGGTGAGTGGGTGGTCATCTCCGGCATCGGCGGCCTCGGCCACATGGCCGTGCAATATGCCAAGGCCATGGGCATGCATGTGGTGGCGGCCGATATTTTTGACGACAAGCTGGAGCTTGCAAAGAAGCTGGGTGCCGATGTGACGGTCAACGGCCGGGCAGCGGATGCGATCGAGCAGGTGCAGAAGGTAACGGGCGGCGTGCATGGCGCGCTTGTGACCGCCGTCTCGCCAAAGGCGATGGAGCAGGCCTATGGCTTCCTGCGCGCCAAGGGCACGATGTCGCTGGTCGGCCTGCCGCCGGGCTTCATCTCGCTGCCGGTTTTCGACACGGTTCTGAAGCGCATCACGGTGCGCGGCTCCATCGTCGGCACCCGCCAGGATCTCGAGGAAAGCCTGATGTTCGCCGGCGAAGGCAAGGTCGCCTCGCACTTCTCCTGGGACAAGATCGAGAACATCAACGAGATCTTCCACCGCATGGAAGAAGGCAAGATCGACGGGCGCATCGTGCTCGATCTCGCGGCATAA
- a CDS encoding MAPEG family protein has translation MTNEAMIWPMIAHAVLVFTLYVLLSRRRVAAVKAGRATVSQFRENLKEPEDSLFVHNNLKNQFELPLFFHIVCVTLYVVQGDNIATVALAWGFVVSRYVHAYIHVTTNRIRHRRPAFIAGVICLMLLWIWLGVWLVFN, from the coding sequence ATCACCAACGAAGCCATGATCTGGCCGATGATTGCCCATGCGGTGCTGGTCTTCACCCTCTATGTGCTCTTGTCGCGCCGTCGTGTGGCCGCGGTCAAGGCAGGCCGTGCCACGGTCTCGCAGTTCCGCGAGAACCTGAAGGAGCCGGAAGACAGCCTCTTCGTGCACAACAACCTGAAGAACCAGTTCGAACTGCCGCTCTTCTTCCACATCGTCTGCGTCACGCTCTACGTGGTGCAGGGCGATAATATCGCAACGGTCGCACTGGCCTGGGGTTTTGTCGTCTCGCGCTATGTCCACGCCTATATCCATGTGACGACCAACCGCATCCGCCATCGCCGCCCGGCCTTCATCGCCGGCGTGATCTGCCTTATGCTGCTGTGGATCTGGCTCGGCGTCTGGCTGGTCTTCAACTGA
- the guaB gene encoding IMP dehydrogenase: MARIVESATGAEALTFDDVLLQPGHSEVMPGQTNIATRIAHDIELNLPIISSAMDTVTEGRLAIAMAQSGGIGVIHRNLTPIEQAEQVRQVKKFESGMVVNPVTIGPEATLAEAKALMSAHGISGIPVVEGASRPGRLVGILTNRDVRFASDPNQKIYELMTRENLVTVKDGVEQQEAKRLLHSHRIEKLLVVDNEGRCIGLITVKDIEKSQLNPHASKDAQGRLRVAAAISTGDDGRERAERLIDAGIDVIVVDTAHGHSQKVLDAVAQVKKMTNSVRIIAGNVATGDGTRALIDAGADCIKVGIGPGSICTTRVVAGVGVPQLAAVMAAVEEANKHGIPVIADGGIKFSGDVAKAIAAGASAVMVGSLLAGTDESPGEVYLYQGRSFKAYRGMGSVGAMARGSADRYFQAEVRDTLKLVPEGIEGQVPYKGPVSAVLHQLAGGLKAAMGYVGGRDIPDFQEKATFVRISGAGLRESHPHGVTITRESPNYPGAGS, encoded by the coding sequence ATGGCTCGCATTGTAGAATCCGCAACCGGCGCAGAGGCGCTGACCTTCGACGACGTGCTCCTGCAGCCCGGTCACTCTGAAGTCATGCCCGGCCAGACCAACATCGCGACGCGTATTGCCCACGATATCGAGCTGAACCTGCCCATCATTTCCTCGGCCATGGACACGGTGACCGAGGGACGGCTGGCCATCGCCATGGCGCAGTCCGGCGGCATCGGCGTCATCCATCGCAACCTGACGCCCATTGAACAGGCGGAGCAGGTTCGCCAGGTGAAGAAGTTCGAAAGCGGCATGGTGGTCAACCCGGTCACCATCGGCCCGGAAGCAACGCTTGCCGAAGCCAAGGCGCTGATGAGCGCGCATGGTATTTCCGGTATTCCCGTGGTGGAAGGCGCGAGCCGCCCCGGTCGGCTCGTCGGTATTCTGACCAATCGCGATGTGCGCTTTGCCTCCGATCCCAATCAGAAGATCTATGAACTGATGACGCGGGAAAACCTCGTCACCGTGAAGGACGGCGTCGAGCAGCAGGAAGCCAAGCGGCTTCTGCATTCGCATCGCATCGAAAAACTGCTGGTGGTCGACAATGAAGGCCGCTGCATCGGCCTGATCACCGTCAAGGACATCGAGAAGTCGCAGCTGAACCCGCATGCCTCGAAGGATGCGCAAGGCCGCCTGCGCGTCGCCGCCGCCATCTCCACCGGCGATGACGGCCGCGAACGGGCCGAGCGCCTGATCGATGCCGGGATCGACGTGATCGTTGTCGACACCGCGCATGGCCATTCCCAGAAGGTCTTGGATGCGGTGGCTCAGGTGAAGAAGATGACGAACTCCGTTCGCATCATCGCCGGCAATGTCGCAACCGGTGACGGCACCCGCGCGCTCATCGATGCCGGTGCCGATTGCATCAAGGTCGGTATCGGTCCGGGCTCCATCTGCACCACCCGCGTCGTGGCCGGCGTCGGCGTACCCCAGTTGGCCGCCGTCATGGCCGCCGTCGAGGAAGCCAACAAGCACGGCATTCCGGTGATCGCCGATGGCGGCATCAAGTTCTCCGGCGATGTGGCAAAAGCCATTGCCGCCGGTGCCTCTGCCGTCATGGTCGGCTCTCTGCTCGCCGGCACGGACGAAAGCCCGGGCGAGGTCTATCTCTACCAGGGCCGTTCCTTCAAGGCCTATCGCGGCATGGGTTCCGTCGGTGCCATGGCCCGCGGCTCGGCAGACCGCTATTTCCAGGCGGAAGTGCGCGACACGCTGAAGCTGGTGCCGGAAGGCATCGAAGGCCAGGTTCCTTACAAGGGTCCGGTCTCGGCGGTGCTGCACCAGCTCGCCGGCGGCCTGAAAGCCGCCATGGGGTATGTCGGCGGCCGCGATATTCCGGATTTCCAGGAAAAGGCCACCTTCGTGCGCATCTCCGGTGCGGGCCTGCGTGAAAGCCATCCGCACGGCGTGACGATCACCCGCGAAAGCCCGAACTATCCGGGTGCCGGCAGCTAA
- a CDS encoding ferritin-like domain-containing protein: protein MKRSLSILALCAASLAPVVPTAANAAPLSIKAEQALLRALEDEYNAEAFYDAVMEKFGAVRPFVNVIEAERKHAAALTDLMQHYGVEVPANTRLGSAAVRAEVPATLAEACRIGVAAEIANRDLYAKDLMPAAAGHPDILRVFEALRAASENNHRPAFERCAQRK, encoded by the coding sequence ATGAAACGCAGTCTTTCCATCCTGGCCCTGTGCGCCGCAAGCCTTGCGCCCGTCGTCCCGACCGCTGCCAATGCCGCCCCGCTTAGCATCAAGGCGGAACAGGCGCTCTTGCGGGCGCTGGAGGATGAATACAATGCCGAAGCCTTCTATGATGCGGTGATGGAAAAGTTCGGCGCCGTCCGGCCCTTCGTCAACGTCATCGAGGCGGAGCGCAAGCATGCCGCGGCGCTGACCGACCTCATGCAGCATTACGGCGTCGAAGTGCCCGCGAATACCCGTCTCGGGTCGGCCGCCGTCAGGGCCGAGGTGCCGGCCACGCTGGCCGAGGCCTGTCGGATCGGCGTTGCGGCGGAAATCGCCAACCGTGATCTCTATGCCAAGGATCTCATGCCGGCCGCAGCAGGGCACCCGGATATCCTGCGGGTCTTCGAGGCGCTGAGGGCCGCGTCTGAAAACAATCACCGGCCAGCCTTCGAGCGGTGTGCTCAGCGCAAGTGA